The DNA sequence gttctgctgcctgcaacatcctccagcatgaccggtttggcggtgggtcagtcatggtgtggggtggcatttctttggggggccgcacagccctccatgtgctcgccagaggtagcctgactgccattaggtaccgagatgagatcctcagaccccttgtgagaccatatgctgctgcggttggccctgggttcctcctaatgcaagacaatactagacctcatgtggctggagtgtgtcagcagttcctgcaagaggaaggcattgatgctatggactggcccgccgttccccagacctgaatccaattgagcacatctgggacatcatgtctccctccatccaccaacgccacgttgcaccacagactgtccaggagttggcggatgctttaaaccaggtctgggaggagatccttcaggagaccatccgccacctcatcaggagcatgcccaggtgttgtagggaggtcataaaggcacgtggaggccacatacactactgagcctcattttgacttgttttaaggacattacatcaaagttggatcagcctgtagtgtggttttccactttaattttgagtgtgactccaaatccagacctccatgggttgatacatttgatttccattggtaatttttgtgtggttttgttgtcagcacattcaactatgtaaagaaaaaagtttttaataagaatatttcattaattcagatctaggatgtgttattttagtgttccctttatttttttgagcagtgagCTCAGATGGCTCTTAGAGAAACGTGGGAACAGGTACCATGTCAACAACAAGGAGAAAGAGCTACCACAGAAAATCTAAAAGTAGGTACCAAAtagggaagagatggagggagagagatggtacaAGAGAGAAAAGATAGAAGTGTAAGAAGAGTGTGTGACAGAGGGAAGAGATTCTAGCAGATGTATCCTTCTCAGAGAAACACAGCTACAGAAATTGAGTGTTTTCACTCTTTTGTAGTGATAAGTCAGCGACAGGCTCGAGTTGGAGAACCATCCGGTGCTCCAGAGAAGGACTAACTGTACTGGCTTATTAGTTGCCAGTATCAGGCTGACTTCAATGCTCTTATTTTAACTTCTGGAAGGCTCCATGGCTAAGCTCCCTCATCTGACAGAGATGCTTGTTCCATTCAAGCCAGTCAGGATATTCTAAGACCAAGTAGCTAGCCTGGTAATATTTTTGTAATGTTTTTGCATGCATCTTttattgtattatgttatgttcTCTTTGTTATGTACTTGCTGTTATGTAGTGACTATGTAGAGCAGGATCATTGTCACTCTGTCCTCAAGTgccatccaggctgtatcacaactggctgtgattgggagttccatagggtggcgctcaattggcccagcgtcatccgggtttggccggtgtaggccgtcattgtaaataagaatttgttcttaacggacttgcccagttaaataaatcTCGTGGTTATTACAATACACACCACATCTAACAAGCAGAGCTGAGAAAGTCAGTTTCAAGAACCTCCGCTGTGTATTATTTACATCCCGTTCATGAAACTTTGCCTGTGGGGTTATActatttcagtgtgtgtgtgacctaccCTTGTATCCTGTGTTTGACTATGTGTGTGAGCTATTCTTGTACGCGTATGTGACCCACCGTCAAACTCTCCATTGGTCTCATCAGTGCGGACCCCAGCCATGTGAAAGGTGTTTGCGACAGACTGAGCTAACATGCCCTCCAGTCTCTGTAGAGTGGCCTGGCCTTCAGCCCTCAGCCCCGACACACCCTCCTCATATGTACAGAATGACGGGATATCACCCTGACCATGctctgggggacagagagagaataccaccagtgagtgtgtgtgtacctgtgtgtgtgtgtagtagtagtagcagctggtagggTGAGTGCATAGTTGTTAGGCTTCTTACCTGCCTCTTTTCCGTTGAAGGGAGAAAGAAGGTGGAGATACAATGTTAATATTATCTTCTTGATTACTCCATCTATGTGAGTTCATGAACTGTATGTTAAAGTGTGTCTGTATGCTTGTATAAATTAGTGAGTTACACACCTGCCTCCTCCACATCGTACTCATCTCCATCAAAATCCCCGTTGGAGTCTTCGTCATCTGGGTCTGGGTGCAGGGCCTGACACTCACACATCGCTGAAAACATAGActccactggacacacacacacacacacacacacatattaggGAAATCCTAGCTGGCATAGCGATTCCAAACTAGAGCTGCATGTCAAAAAACTGGAGAGACAAAAGCTTAAGACATCCCTAATGCATGTGTGTATAGagatgtttgaacttgttattggCTATTGTACAGCACTGGTTACATTATATGTAGAAGATGTTATTATCTGTGACCTGCTTAATAAAGATGCATTGACTTAAATTTAGCCCTGCACAACTAGACATCCCTCTCCCCTCACACTTACATGCTGCCTTGTCGCTAGGGACGAAGCGGATCTCTGTGATCCCCTCACACtcgtcttcctcatcctcctcatcatgGGCATTCTCCTGCATCTCATCTggggaaaacacagacacacactttagGATCTTCTTACTGCGAGTTTGATATTGACACTGATGGACAGGTGTGTTTCTCACCGTTGAGTTTTGCATTGACCATGACGTATAGATGTTCCTGTGGGTAGGCGCTGAGGTCTCGTGAGATGGCGTGAAGGCTGATAGTGGGGTACTCCAGAGAGAAGCCCATCCCTGACCCGTCAAACCACGACAACCGCCTGGAAAACAAAGGAAAGCAACATTCTCACTCAGCGTCAAcaaaaaggagatgatcgtggacttcaggaaacagcaccccccccccccccctatccacatttaCAGGACCGCAGGggaggtggaaagcttcaagttcctcggcatacacatcactgacaaactgaaatggtccacccacacagatagtgtggtgaagaaagcacaacagcacctcttcaacctcaggaggctgaagaaatttggcttggcacctaaaaccctcaaattACCTGCCCagaaggtggtgcggtctgcccaacgcatcaccagttgcaaactacctgccctctaagATACCTAcggcacccaatgtcacaggaaggccaaaaaaaagattatcaaggacaacaaccacccgagccactgcctgttcaccccactaccttccagaaggtgaggtcagtacaggtgcatcaaagctgggaccgagagactgaaaaacagcatctatctcaaggccatcagactgttaaattcATCTTGTCCTCCCTCCTTGCCTCCTCAAAACGGAGGAACCTCAGATCTTCCCGGCCAATGTGCTTTGAGAAGGAGACAAGGAGGAAGGATGTGAGGCAAGGAGAAGTGATTAATCAATTAAATATAACTGAGATCCACGTCAAGTCATTGACTAGTTAGCTAACATGATGCAAAATTCAAGTTCaaggtgctcaagttgaagtttataataaaataaatgttaagtGTATATTTTCAAAGCAAAAACACTAAGGAAACATGTAAGTCTTGAAACTTCCTGATTTTAGGACTTTAGAaattagctagcatgctaactaaCAAATGTCAACTGGCTAACTAGCCACCACACCGAGCGTCACATACGTTTCAGCAACGTAGAGAGTCCCTGTGCCGAGACCCTTCCCGTCCAACACCGCCGTCGTCTCGCCTTGTTCATGCCGGACTCCCTCGGTGGGTGGGGGGACACTCCTTAGCAGAACCATCCTCGGAAACCGATGGAGGACGGCAGAGAAAACTCTCTTTTGGGTCGGTCCACAACACTGCACTTCTGTGACCTGGCTGGCTAACTTCGTTTCCCAAAACTGCCTATTTAACTCTGTCTGAACAGAAACGGATAGCTAGATGTCTGTGCAGCCAAGACAAAAGACGATATAGCTATCGATAGCCTGAAGAGTTAACGAGTCCGAATATTTATTTAGTAGACATTCCCCTGAAACGTTAGTGCCATTAGCTTGCTCGGTAGCATTTACTCGACCCAGCTCCCACTGCTAGCTAGCAGGTAGCCAACGTCACCGTTCTTATTATACCTCAGAGGTAACAACTACGCATCCCCGCCAAGAAAATAAGTTGCGACAAAGTAAATATGGCttgtaataaaaaatgtaagcGCTTATTGGTCTTATTTTTTAGGTTCGGGTTCTTTATTATAGCTCAGAGTAAGGGTTTCAAATATatacattgtagaaataggcgaGGGTTATGACGCTGTGGAAACTAGTGACGGAGAAAAGAAGGAACAGCGACGGCAAGACAACATTACCGCCAACTACAGGTCGGGGGGTGTACGAGGAAGTGATGATTTTCCTCTTCCTACTAGCCGCGCGAAAAGTTAAAAACAACAACTACTTATGTTGTGGacaccaaaggtatgtggacacctgctagtcgaaaatataattccaaaatcatgggcattactatggagttggttcccATTTGCttatataacagcctccactgttctggggaggctttctactagatgttggaacattgctgcagggacttgtttcctttcagccacaagaacattagtgaggttggacGCTGATGATGGGCAATTAGGTCTGGCTTGCCGTCTCAGTTCCAATTGAGCCCAAagatgttcaatggggttgaggtcagggctctgtgcaggccagtcaagttcttccacactgatctccataaaccatttctgtattgacctcgctttgtcatgctgaaacaggaaaggtccttccccaaactgttgtaacaaagctggaagcacagaatcgttgagaatcagtggtggaaaaggtatccaattgtcatacttgagtaaaagtaaagattccaTAATAAAACATGACAGGTAAAAGTGAAagacccagtaaaatactacttgagtaaaagtcagtATTTGGtatttgctaaaatatacttaagcatcaaaaaTAAAAGTATAAGTAATCTCATATTCCTTATACTAAGCAAACCATTTAACATGTTTTAATTTACagaaagccaggggcacactccaacatacatacatcatttacaaattaagcatctgtttaatgagtccagaggatcagaggcaatagagatgatcagggatgttatcttgataattgtgtgatttggaccattttcctgtatTGCCAAGCATTCAAAATAATTACAAGTACTTTAGGTGCCAGGGAAAAtgtgtggagtaaaaagtacattattttgttaagaaatgtagtaaagtaaaagttgtcaaaaatataaatagtaaagtacagataccccaaaaaacaacttaagtaaaaaatactttaaagtatctacttaagtactttacaccactgtctagaatgtcattgtatactgtagcgttaagatttcacttcactggaactaaggggcctagcccgaatcatgaaaaacagccccagatcattattcctcctccaccaaacttgacaTTTGGCACTATGTAATAGGGaaggtagcgttcttctggcatccaccaaaccccaattcatctgtcggactggcagatggtgaagcgtgattcatcactccagtgaaCATGTTTCCACAGCTCAAGAGTACAATGGCtgcaagcttta is a window from the Oncorhynchus mykiss isolate Arlee chromosome 24, USDA_OmykA_1.1, whole genome shotgun sequence genome containing:
- the LOC110503827 gene encoding methylosome subunit pICln encodes the protein MVLLRSVPPPTEGVRHEQGETTAVLDGKGLGTGTLYVAETRLSWFDGSGMGFSLEYPTISLHAISRDLSAYPQEHLYVMVNAKLNDEMQENAHDEEDEEDECEGITEIRFVPSDKAALESMFSAMCECQALHPDPDDEDSNGDFDGDEYDVEEAEAEHGQGDIPSFCTYEEGVSGLRAEGQATLQRLEGMLAQSVANTFHMAGVRTDETNGEFDDGVEVDAGSTVAGQFEDADIDH